One genomic region from Methanomassiliicoccales archaeon encodes:
- a CDS encoding HisA/HisF-related TIM barrel protein — translation EGRDIMLDVVRRTAEVIFMPLTVGGGIRTCDDIRMLLNAGTDKVSINSAACRDPEFVRQAARRFGIQCIVVNIDPKRVQKDGREFWEVHTHGGRRGTGLEAVAWARQVEELGAGEIVLTSMDADGTKDGYDIPLTSRVAEAVDIPVIASGGCGNARHIYEVLSQTKAEAALAASIFHYNELTVQQVKGYLRDRGVAVR, via the coding sequence GAGGGCCGCGACATCATGCTCGATGTCGTGCGGCGGACGGCCGAAGTGATCTTCATGCCTTTGACCGTGGGCGGCGGCATCCGCACCTGCGACGATATCCGCATGCTCCTCAATGCCGGCACCGACAAGGTTTCGATCAATTCGGCCGCTTGCCGCGATCCGGAGTTCGTGCGCCAGGCCGCGCGGCGCTTCGGCATCCAGTGCATCGTGGTCAACATCGACCCCAAGCGCGTGCAGAAAGATGGCCGCGAGTTCTGGGAAGTCCACACACACGGCGGCCGCCGCGGCACGGGCCTGGAAGCGGTCGCCTGGGCCCGCCAGGTCGAAGAACTGGGCGCCGGCGAGATCGTGCTCACCAGCATGGACGCGGACGGCACCAAGGACGGTTACGATATTCCTCTCACCAGCAGAGTGGCGGAGGCGGTGGACATCCCGGTGATCGCTTCCGGGGGCTGCGGCAACGCCAGGCATATCTATGAAGTTCTTTCCCAGACCAAAGCGGAGGCGGCCTTGGCAGCTTCCATATTCCACTACAATGAGCTCACAGTGCAGCAGGTGAAAGGCTACCTGCGCGATAGGGGGGTGGCGGT